CAGCCGGGCGCGGAAAAGCTCATCGGTATGGGTGACGGACTGTTCCTGCCGATGGGTGCGGGCAAACCGACCCGTATGCAGGGTGCGTTCATCACCGACGAGGAGATCTCCGCCGTCGTCGACTTCACCAAGAACCAGGCCGAGCCGGAGTACACCGAGGGCGTCACCGCGGCGAAGGTAGGGGAGAAGAAGGACGTCGACGCCGACATCGGCGACGATCTCGACGTCCTGCTGCAGGCCGTCGAACTGGTGGTGTCGAGTCAGTTCGGTTCCACCTCGATGCTGCAGCGCAAGCTGCGCGTCGGATTCGCCAAGGCGGGGCGCCTGATGGACCTGATGGAGACCCGGGGAGTGGTGGGTCCGAGCGAGGGCTCCAAGGCCAGGGAGGTGCTGGTCAAGCCGGACGAGCTCGAGTCCACCCTGTGGTCCATCCGAGGCGGCGACCCCGAGGCGGACGGCGCGGAGTAGCCCGGCGCGGGCGGCACGGAACAGCCCGGATGCGGGGCAGCTCCGCAGTGTTGTGCTTGAATGGAGCACGCATGGAGGGGAGTATCCCCGCTTTCGCGGCAGCATCGTCAACACGTTCGGCACCGTCGCCGATCCGGGGCTGCCGGTCGGCCCTGTTCGGGCCGGCGGGAGAGACCTCCGGTACCGCTCGAGGTCTACCGGAGGGTTTCCGTTGAACGTTTCGCTGCTCACCTGGGTCGTGACGTGCGCCGTCATCCTGGCGCTGTTCGTCTTCGACTTCTACGCCCACGTTCGCACACCGCACGCCCCGTCACTGCGTGAATCCGGCTTCTGGTCCGCCGTCTACATCACCATCGCGATCATCTTCGGTCTTTTCGTCATGTGGATGTGGGGAACGGGATTCGGCGGCGAGTACTTCGCCGGTTACGTCACCGAGAAGGCGTTGTCGGTCGACAACCTCTTCGTCTTCGTGATCATCATGGCCAGCTTCTCCGTGCCACGGGAGTACCAACAGAAGGTGCTGCTCATCGGCATCGTGATGGCGCTGGTCATGCGCGGCGCGTTCATCGCGGTCGGCGCCGCGGCGATCAACGCGTACAGCTGGGTGTTCTACATCTTCGGCGCATTCCTGATCTTCACCGCTGTCAAGCTGATTCGCGACCACAACGGCGAGGAGGACGTCGAGAAGCAGCGGGACAGTGCCGTCATCCGGATGGTCAAGAAGGTGCTGCCGACCACCGAGGAGTACGACGGCGACAAACTGGTGACCAGGGTGAACGGCAAGCGGATGGTTACGCCGCTGCTGCTCGCGCTCGTCGCGATCGGCTTCACGGACATCCTGTTCGCACTCGACTCGATCCCGGCGATCTACGGACTCACCCAGGAGCCCTACCTGGTGTTCACGGCCAACGCCTTCGCGCTGATGGGCCTGCGCCAGCTGTACTTCCTCATCGGCGGCCTACTCGAGCGGCTGGTGTACCTGTCGTATGGTCTGTCGATCATCCTCGCGTTCATCGGCGTCAAGCTGGTGTTGCACGCGCTGCACGAGAACACGCTGTCGTTCGTCAACGGTGGCGAGCACGTCTCGGTACCCGAGGTCGGCACCGCCTTCTCGCTCATCGTGATCGTCGGTGTGCTGGTCGTCACCACGATCGCCAGCCTGATCCGGACGAAGGGCGCTGCTCAGGTCGACGAGCGTCGCGGCGAGGACGAGCGTCGCGACGAGACGGTGCACGAGCGCCGGGACTGACGCGCCCGGCTCGTTCAGCTGAACCGGCCCAGCACGGGCGTCCACTCCACGATCCGCACCCGGTCCACCAGACCTGCCTTGGCGAACGGGTCGTGCGTGAACAGCAAGGACACCGTGTCCCGATCGGCGGCGTCGACGACGATGAAGGCGCCGGCGCCGTCGGCGAACGGCCCGGAGGAGAGCACGATCCGGCGCTCGACGAGATCTGCCAGCCAGGCGCGGTGGGACGGGCGGTGCTCGTCCCGGCCCGCGGTGGTGGCGGCGGAGTAGGTGTACTCGACGACGAACAAGGCCATGCGTGTTCCTCTCTCGTGGACACGTGGGTGCCATCGGGGAGGCGACCGCGGTCCGGACCTGGTGGGTGTTCCGGCCGGAGCACCCGGGAGTGTTTCGTTCACGGCCGGCGCGTGAGCAGCTTACGGGGATGTTCCCGGGGTGTCCGCCTCTGTTCGTCACCGGGCGTCCACATCGAT
This genomic interval from Rhodococcus triatomae contains the following:
- a CDS encoding TerC family protein, with amino-acid sequence MNVSLLTWVVTCAVILALFVFDFYAHVRTPHAPSLRESGFWSAVYITIAIIFGLFVMWMWGTGFGGEYFAGYVTEKALSVDNLFVFVIIMASFSVPREYQQKVLLIGIVMALVMRGAFIAVGAAAINAYSWVFYIFGAFLIFTAVKLIRDHNGEEDVEKQRDSAVIRMVKKVLPTTEEYDGDKLVTRVNGKRMVTPLLLALVAIGFTDILFALDSIPAIYGLTQEPYLVFTANAFALMGLRQLYFLIGGLLERLVYLSYGLSIILAFIGVKLVLHALHENTLSFVNGGEHVSVPEVGTAFSLIVIVGVLVVTTIASLIRTKGAAQVDERRGEDERRDETVHERRD
- a CDS encoding YciI family protein; its protein translation is MALFVVEYTYSAATTAGRDEHRPSHRAWLADLVERRIVLSSGPFADGAGAFIVVDAADRDTVSLLFTHDPFAKAGLVDRVRIVEWTPVLGRFS